A window from Longimicrobiaceae bacterium encodes these proteins:
- the rpe gene encoding ribulose-phosphate 3-epimerase: MKIAPSILSADFTRLGEQIREAEQGGADWIHVDVMDGHFVPNLTIGPLVADAARRSTTLPVDVHLMIEQPERYLDAFAKAGADHLTVHVETCPHLHRTLQRIRELGVRAGVTLNPATPVETLTEVLPYVDLVLVMSVNPGFGGQSYIPTSTAKIARVRRMIDEAGLAGRVELQVDGGVAPDTIAEVVGAGATVVVAGSAVYNRRASVANNLRALREAARGGK, from the coding sequence GTGAAGATCGCTCCGTCCATCCTGTCGGCCGACTTCACCCGGCTGGGGGAGCAGATCCGGGAAGCGGAGCAGGGCGGGGCAGACTGGATCCACGTGGACGTGATGGACGGGCACTTCGTGCCCAACCTCACCATCGGGCCGCTGGTGGCGGATGCGGCGCGCCGCTCCACGACGCTCCCGGTGGACGTGCACCTGATGATCGAGCAGCCGGAGCGCTACCTGGACGCGTTCGCGAAGGCGGGGGCGGACCACCTGACGGTGCACGTGGAGACCTGTCCGCACCTGCACCGGACGCTGCAGCGGATCCGGGAGCTGGGGGTCAGGGCGGGGGTGACGCTGAACCCGGCCACGCCCGTGGAGACGCTCACCGAGGTCCTGCCCTACGTGGACCTGGTCCTGGTGATGTCGGTCAATCCCGGCTTCGGGGGCCAGTCGTACATCCCCACCAGCACGGCGAAGATCGCGCGGGTCCGGAGGATGATCGACGAGGCCGGGCTCGCCGGGCGGGTCGAGCTGCAGGTGGACGGCGGGGTGGCGCCGGACACCATCGCGGAGGTGGTGGGCGCCGGCGCCACGGTGGTGGTGGCCGGGTCGGCCGTGTACAACCGGCGGGCGAGCGTGGCGAACAACCTGAGGGCGCTCCGGGAGGCGGCCCGGGGCGGGAAGTAG
- a CDS encoding sigma-54 dependent transcriptional regulator yields the protein MQFAASAAFEVLHTDSRQSPDGPGPQFVGSSGWISELRELVRRVAPTSSTVLITGESGTGKEVLARVLHARSGRADRPFVAVNCGALPEHLIEAEFFGYEKGAFTGANRSRPGFFEQAQSGTLFLDEITECSPALQIKLLRAIQEREIQRLGGTRRIRVDVRIIAATNRPLEEALKQGTFREDLYYRLRVIEMHMAPLRERKMDLLHLCRHFLQKYGPRHESALRSVSPAALQALEMHTWPGNVRELENAIERATVLAPLEDGPELLPKHLPRDVRAAAGLAADLPAGGFHLDLESAIERLRRQYISEALRLTEGNKTEAARLLGISRRGLYHLLD from the coding sequence ATGCAGTTTGCCGCTTCCGCCGCGTTCGAAGTCCTCCACACCGACAGCAGGCAGTCGCCCGATGGCCCGGGACCGCAGTTCGTCGGGTCGTCGGGCTGGATCTCCGAGCTGCGCGAGCTCGTCCGCCGGGTCGCGCCGACCTCCTCGACCGTGCTCATCACGGGCGAGAGCGGCACCGGCAAGGAGGTGCTCGCCCGCGTCCTGCACGCCAGGTCAGGGCGCGCGGACCGGCCCTTCGTCGCGGTCAACTGCGGCGCCCTCCCGGAGCACCTGATCGAGGCGGAGTTCTTCGGCTACGAGAAGGGGGCGTTCACCGGTGCGAACCGGTCCAGGCCCGGCTTCTTCGAGCAGGCACAGTCGGGGACGCTCTTCCTGGACGAGATCACGGAGTGCTCCCCGGCGCTCCAGATCAAGCTGCTTCGCGCGATCCAGGAGCGGGAGATCCAGCGGCTGGGGGGGACGCGCCGGATCCGTGTGGACGTCCGCATCATCGCCGCGACGAACCGGCCGCTCGAAGAGGCGCTGAAGCAGGGCACGTTCCGGGAGGACCTGTACTATCGTCTCCGGGTCATCGAGATGCACATGGCCCCGCTGCGCGAGCGGAAGATGGACCTGCTCCACCTGTGCCGGCACTTCCTCCAGAAGTACGGCCCCCGGCACGAGTCCGCCCTCCGTTCGGTGAGCCCCGCGGCGCTGCAGGCGCTCGAGATGCACACCTGGCCCGGCAACGTCCGCGAGCTGGAGAACGCCATCGAGCGCGCCACGGTCCTCGCGCCCCTGGAGGACGGACCGGAGCTCCTCCCCAAGCACCTCCCGCGCGACGTCCGGGCGGCGGCCGGTCTGGCGGCCGACCTCCCTGCCGGCGGATTCCACCTGGACCTGGAATCGGCCATCGAGCGGCTGCGCCGGCAGTACATCTCCGAAGCGCTCCGCCTCACCGAGGGCAACAAGACCGAGGCCGCGCGTCTGCTCGGCATCAGCCGGCGTGGACTGTACCACCTGCTCGACTGA
- the rpiA gene encoding ribose-5-phosphate isomerase RpiA codes for MQTVSAEALKREAAVRAAGWIRDGMTVGLGTGSTVRHLLDHVAERRAAGEWQGIVGVPTSEQTAARARELGIPLATLDEAPGVDLTIDGADEVDPELRLIKGLGGALLREKVVATASRRLVVIVDESKIVRKLGTRAPLPVEVDPFGAAIQPDFLRSLGAEPALRRTPDGAPVVTDGGNLIFDCRFPGGIDDPEGLEARLDGRVGVMENGLFLGLASAVVVAGEDGVRVLEREGGR; via the coding sequence GTGCAGACAGTGTCGGCGGAGGCTTTGAAGCGGGAGGCGGCGGTCCGGGCCGCCGGGTGGATCCGCGACGGGATGACGGTGGGGCTGGGAACGGGCTCCACGGTGCGCCACCTCCTGGACCACGTCGCGGAGCGGCGTGCCGCGGGCGAGTGGCAGGGGATCGTGGGGGTTCCCACCTCGGAGCAGACGGCCGCGCGCGCGCGCGAGCTGGGGATCCCCCTCGCGACCCTGGACGAGGCCCCCGGGGTGGACCTGACGATCGACGGCGCCGACGAGGTGGACCCGGAGCTGCGGCTGATCAAGGGGCTCGGGGGCGCTCTCCTCCGGGAGAAGGTGGTCGCCACGGCGTCCCGCCGCCTGGTCGTCATCGTGGACGAGTCCAAGATCGTGCGGAAGCTGGGGACGCGGGCACCGCTCCCGGTGGAGGTCGACCCCTTCGGCGCGGCGATCCAGCCGGACTTTCTCCGCTCGCTGGGGGCGGAGCCGGCGCTCCGGCGGACCCCGGACGGTGCGCCGGTGGTCACCGACGGCGGGAACCTGATCTTCGACTGCCGCTTCCCCGGAGGGATCGACGACCCGGAGGGGCTGGAGGCGCGGCTGGACGGGCGCGTCGGCGTGATGGAGAACGGGCTGTTCCTGGGGCTCGCCTCGGCGGTCGTGGTGGCGGGGGAGGACGGCGTGCGGGTCCTGGAGCGGGAGGGCGGAAGGTGA
- a CDS encoding amino acid adenylation domain-containing protein codes for MQGFRLSPQQRSVWSSAGADGSSALRVLCQVRIRGGVDAQLLRRSLDELVRRHEVLRTRFRLLPGRSVPVQVVDDDVPAGWREEDGDSDRARALAEELWREPYDPQGGAVLRAALVRLSPDEHLLLLSLPALCADSGTLDNLVRELGAAYAVLAAGGAPDEEEILQYADLSQWLNDLLDAEEGRGFWRRQRVPRPDRLPAGRLRPDGTVEPHTLTLALDPARTERVRAVADACGATPAAVLLACWEALLWRLDGGRPLSVACRFDGRNYAELQGVVGPLARYLPLAVEPRGADSFADHLRQAEARLEELRQWQEYFDEGALADREGEKGSLPHLPYAFAYDARGETHAAGGVAFTVEARREYATRSLAQARGMETAEGITLAIDFDAAAVSRAEAERLLERLATLLDAATRTPDAPLDALALLGENERRELLVDFNRTAREYPSGVCAHTLVERQAALTPDAVAVRFRDRELTFAELDARAGRLARSLRVLGVGPEVCVGVHAHRTPELLVGLLAVLKAGGAYVPLDPAQPARRLAAMLEDARAPVLLTERALSASLPEHGARVVFLDEEPPAGPEASAAEAGPGNLAYVLYTSGSTGRPKGVMVPHQGLVNYLLWSAEAYDLAGRGGAPVHSSIGFDLTVTSLLAPLVAGRTVTLLAEEEGVEGLGAALLGGTEFGAAKLTPSHLRVLERQLPAGAAVGTAALVIGGEALYAEDLASWRERHPGVRLINEYGPTETVVGCCVYEVDARTPATGSVPIGRPVANTRLYVLDEAMEPVPAGVVGELYVGGAGVARGYAGLADRTAAVFVPDPFGADAGARLYRTGDRVRHGADGNLEFLGRVDGQVKVRGYRIELGEIESVLREHPAVHDAAVMVREDVPGQRRLVAYVAPHAGSEGGEAELRAFLEEALPAYMVPAAIAVMDALPLSSNGKVDMAALPAPEELEGAATEPYVAPRNRTEEILASIWADVLRREVGVRDNFFALGGDSILSIQVLAAAREQGLTFIIPDLFANPTVEGLAKVVQQADGSGEAPELEPFALVSEADRGRLPAGVEDAYPLSSLQHGMLFHSEFSPDSAIYHDITTFRLRAPMRPEAMAEAVRRLVERHEVLRTSFDLHRFSEPLQLVHREVPLPLQVEEMGHLAPDEQAKAVREWIEAEKRRPFDWTRAPLVRFQVHRRGEAEFQFTISFHHAVLDGWSVSSLLSELFRHYLALARGEEVETAGPGVRFREFIALERETLASEASRAYWSGELDGCTPGRIPRRTEPRDGGGAPEAGRIGIRPVPVDAALSTGLKELARRLDVSLKSVLLAAHLRVMGLLHGDLDVVTGVVTHGRPERAGGEQVAGLFLNTVPLRGARWEGSWEDMVRWTFRKEHEAAPHRRFPLSRIQRLHGTEPLFETVFNHMHFRAYREALALDSLQVVEGDFFEETNYTFAANFSQDVVTSDVGLYFSYDRRELQEAQVDEVAGYYLRVLRAMAADPSGRVDAVTLLSGEELDRQMGAWNATAADTPRDRSFHALFEERAAGAPEAVAVVSEEERLTYGELNARANRLAHLLRARGVGPEAIVGLATGRSTDMVVGMLGILKAGGAYLPLDPDYPAERLRLILEDAGVSVAVASGERDSALAGVREVVSLRRDAALLAAQPGHDPGVEVGPEGLAYVIYTSGSTGRPKGVLVPHRGLCNLAEAQVRTLGNGPGSRVLQFSSLNFDAATFEIVMALYGGGELHLAGRDALLPGPGLTRLLRERAVTHLTIPPSALAATPVEPLPELRALVVAGEACPAELAARWRGGRRFFNAYGPTEATIWASTGEARGEGAPPIGRPVPNVRLYVLDRGMNPVPAGTPGELYIGGTGVVRGYLGRAELTAERFLPDPFGGEAGARLYRTGDRARHRGDGELEFLGRVDEQVKIRGFRIEPGEVEAVLGAHPALRDAVVSARPDARGELRLVAYVVPDAPGDLSTGALRAYLAERLPDYMVPAVFVPLGELPLTPNGKVDRRALPEPEGSRGAIETRYVPPRDPVEEALVREWEEVLEMREVGVHDDFFELGGHSLSATRLVARVRELFGTDLPLRTLFESPTVAQVARHVAAAQGSPAPATPITPRPGGGSAPLSFAQQRLWFHDRLHPGSAVYNIPAAVRLDGPLDTAAMAAALGEIVRRHEALRTVFAEGPDGPEQRVLEAEPFDLPVVELDSVPDEEPEAELLRLVRREARRPFSLERGPLLRAVLVRLGAEDHVLVLCMHHIVSDGWSVGVLLREFAALYAAFLEGRPSPLPELPVQYADYALWERLQLQGDRLEEQLAFWKARLGGAPAVLELSGSRARTGKGGVRTFHVPADTAARLRALSRDEGATLFMTLLAAFDLLLARYSGSEDVVVGTNVANRGREEVEGLIGFFINNLVLRTDLSGNPTFRELLGRVRETCLDAYAHQDLSFDRLVEELQPRRIRGVNPLFQAMFVLQNTPMPELELPGLRLSPMQAHPGTATFDLLLNVSETREGMVGKLEHDLGLLDESTAAQMLADFTAFLDEVAENPDQPVGSLAGAGAGESQSLVQAFNDDLV; via the coding sequence ATGCAGGGCTTCAGGCTTTCTCCTCAGCAGCGAAGCGTCTGGTCGTCCGCGGGCGCGGACGGCTCGTCGGCGCTCCGGGTCCTCTGCCAGGTGCGGATCCGGGGCGGGGTCGACGCGCAGCTCCTGCGGAGGAGCCTGGACGAGCTCGTCCGGCGTCACGAGGTCCTCCGCACCCGCTTCCGCCTCCTCCCCGGACGCTCCGTCCCCGTGCAGGTGGTGGACGACGACGTGCCTGCGGGGTGGCGCGAGGAGGACGGCGATTCCGACCGCGCGCGGGCCCTGGCCGAGGAGCTCTGGCGGGAGCCGTACGATCCGCAGGGGGGGGCCGTGCTGCGGGCCGCCCTCGTCCGGCTCTCGCCGGACGAGCACCTGCTGCTCCTCTCGCTCCCGGCGCTCTGCGCCGATTCCGGCACGCTGGACAACCTGGTCCGGGAGCTCGGCGCCGCGTACGCGGTGCTCGCGGCGGGCGGAGCCCCCGACGAGGAGGAGATCCTCCAGTACGCGGACCTCTCCCAGTGGCTCAACGACCTGCTCGACGCGGAGGAGGGAAGGGGGTTCTGGCGGCGGCAGCGCGTCCCGCGCCCCGACCGGCTCCCGGCCGGCCGGCTCCGTCCCGACGGGACCGTCGAGCCGCACACCCTGACGCTCGCCCTGGACCCGGCGCGGACGGAGCGCGTCCGCGCGGTCGCCGACGCGTGCGGCGCCACCCCGGCCGCCGTGCTGCTGGCGTGCTGGGAGGCGCTTCTCTGGCGGCTGGACGGCGGGCGGCCCCTGTCGGTGGCATGCCGGTTCGACGGGCGGAACTACGCGGAGCTGCAGGGCGTGGTCGGTCCGCTGGCCCGGTACCTCCCGCTGGCGGTGGAGCCGCGGGGCGCCGACTCCTTCGCGGACCACCTCCGGCAGGCGGAGGCACGCCTGGAGGAGCTGCGGCAGTGGCAGGAGTACTTCGACGAGGGCGCGCTCGCGGACCGCGAGGGGGAGAAGGGCTCGCTTCCGCACCTCCCCTACGCCTTCGCCTACGACGCGAGGGGGGAGACGCACGCCGCGGGCGGGGTGGCGTTCACCGTGGAGGCGCGCCGGGAGTACGCCACCCGGTCCCTCGCGCAGGCGCGGGGGATGGAAACGGCGGAGGGGATCACCCTCGCGATCGACTTCGACGCCGCCGCGGTCTCCCGGGCGGAGGCGGAGCGGCTCCTGGAACGGCTGGCGACGCTCCTCGACGCGGCCACCCGGACCCCGGACGCCCCGCTCGACGCCCTCGCGCTCCTGGGGGAGAACGAGCGCCGTGAGCTGCTGGTCGACTTCAACCGCACCGCGCGGGAGTACCCGTCCGGCGTGTGCGCCCACACGCTCGTCGAGCGCCAGGCCGCGCTGACCCCGGACGCGGTGGCGGTCCGCTTCCGGGACCGGGAGCTCACCTTCGCCGAGCTGGACGCGCGCGCCGGGCGGCTCGCGCGATCGCTGCGGGTGCTGGGCGTCGGCCCCGAGGTGTGCGTGGGCGTGCATGCGCACCGCACGCCGGAGCTGCTCGTGGGGCTGCTGGCGGTCCTCAAGGCGGGGGGCGCCTACGTCCCGCTGGACCCCGCCCAGCCCGCCAGGCGCCTCGCGGCGATGCTGGAGGACGCGCGCGCCCCGGTACTGCTCACGGAGCGCGCGCTCAGCGCCTCGCTCCCGGAGCACGGCGCCCGCGTCGTCTTCCTGGACGAGGAGCCGCCCGCCGGGCCGGAGGCTTCCGCGGCGGAGGCGGGCCCCGGGAACCTGGCGTACGTGCTCTACACCTCCGGGAGCACCGGGCGGCCCAAGGGCGTCATGGTGCCGCACCAGGGGCTGGTGAACTACCTCCTCTGGAGCGCCGAGGCGTACGACCTGGCCGGGCGCGGGGGCGCGCCCGTGCACTCCTCCATCGGCTTCGACCTGACCGTCACCAGCCTCCTGGCGCCCCTGGTGGCGGGCCGGACGGTGACGCTGCTCGCGGAGGAGGAGGGCGTGGAGGGGCTCGGCGCCGCGCTCCTGGGCGGGACGGAGTTCGGGGCGGCGAAGCTGACGCCCTCGCACCTGCGGGTGCTGGAGCGCCAGCTCCCCGCCGGCGCGGCGGTGGGGACCGCCGCCCTCGTGATCGGGGGCGAGGCGCTCTACGCGGAGGACCTGGCGAGCTGGCGGGAACGGCATCCCGGGGTGCGCCTGATCAACGAGTACGGGCCGACGGAGACGGTGGTCGGCTGCTGCGTGTACGAGGTGGACGCACGGACGCCGGCCACGGGATCGGTCCCCATCGGGCGGCCGGTCGCGAACACGCGCCTCTACGTGCTGGACGAGGCGATGGAGCCCGTCCCCGCGGGGGTGGTGGGGGAGCTGTACGTGGGCGGTGCGGGGGTGGCGCGGGGATACGCGGGGCTGGCGGACCGGACGGCCGCGGTCTTCGTGCCCGATCCGTTCGGGGCCGATGCGGGCGCGCGGCTGTACCGGACGGGGGACCGGGTGCGCCACGGGGCGGACGGGAACCTGGAGTTCCTGGGGCGGGTGGACGGGCAGGTGAAGGTGCGCGGCTACCGGATCGAGCTGGGGGAGATCGAGTCCGTGCTGCGGGAGCACCCGGCGGTGCACGACGCCGCGGTCATGGTCCGCGAGGACGTGCCCGGCCAGCGGCGCCTGGTGGCCTACGTGGCGCCGCACGCCGGGAGCGAGGGCGGCGAGGCCGAGCTGCGGGCCTTCCTGGAGGAGGCCCTCCCCGCCTACATGGTCCCGGCCGCCATCGCGGTCATGGACGCGCTCCCGCTGAGCTCCAACGGCAAGGTGGACATGGCCGCGCTCCCCGCGCCCGAGGAGCTGGAGGGGGCGGCCACGGAGCCCTACGTGGCTCCGCGCAACCGCACGGAGGAGATCCTGGCTTCCATCTGGGCCGACGTCCTGCGGCGGGAGGTGGGGGTCCGGGACAACTTCTTCGCCCTGGGCGGCGACTCAATCCTGAGCATCCAGGTGCTTGCCGCGGCCCGCGAGCAGGGGCTGACCTTCATCATCCCCGACCTGTTCGCGAACCCGACGGTGGAGGGGCTCGCGAAGGTGGTGCAGCAGGCGGACGGGTCCGGGGAAGCGCCGGAGCTGGAGCCCTTCGCGCTCGTGTCCGAGGCGGACCGCGGCCGGCTCCCGGCGGGGGTGGAGGACGCCTACCCGCTTTCGAGCCTCCAGCACGGGATGCTCTTCCACAGCGAGTTCAGCCCCGACAGCGCGATCTACCACGACATCACCACCTTCCGGCTTCGCGCCCCCATGCGTCCGGAGGCGATGGCGGAGGCGGTCCGCCGCCTGGTGGAGCGGCACGAGGTGCTGCGCACCTCCTTCGACCTGCACCGTTTCTCCGAGCCGCTCCAGCTCGTGCACCGGGAGGTGCCGCTCCCCCTGCAGGTGGAGGAGATGGGCCATCTCGCACCGGATGAGCAGGCGAAGGCGGTCCGCGAGTGGATCGAGGCGGAGAAGCGCCGCCCCTTCGACTGGACGCGCGCGCCGCTGGTCCGCTTCCAGGTCCACCGTCGCGGCGAGGCGGAGTTCCAGTTCACCATCAGCTTCCACCACGCCGTCCTCGACGGGTGGAGCGTCTCCTCGCTCCTTTCCGAGCTCTTCCGCCACTACCTGGCGCTGGCGCGGGGCGAGGAGGTGGAGACGGCCGGCCCGGGCGTCCGGTTCCGGGAGTTCATCGCCCTGGAGCGGGAGACGCTGGCCTCGGAGGCGAGCCGCGCGTACTGGAGCGGGGAGCTGGACGGCTGCACACCCGGACGCATCCCCCGACGGACGGAGCCGCGGGACGGGGGAGGGGCGCCGGAGGCGGGACGGATCGGGATCCGCCCGGTCCCGGTCGACGCAGCGCTCTCCACCGGGCTCAAGGAGCTGGCGCGGCGGCTCGACGTCTCGCTCAAGAGCGTGCTGCTCGCCGCGCACCTGCGCGTCATGGGCCTGCTGCACGGGGACTTGGACGTGGTCACCGGCGTGGTGACGCACGGGCGCCCCGAGCGCGCGGGCGGGGAGCAGGTGGCCGGCCTCTTCCTGAACACCGTCCCGCTGCGTGGAGCGCGGTGGGAAGGGAGCTGGGAGGACATGGTCCGGTGGACCTTCCGGAAGGAGCACGAGGCCGCGCCGCACCGCCGCTTCCCGCTGAGCCGGATCCAGCGCCTGCACGGGACCGAGCCGCTCTTCGAGACGGTCTTCAACCACATGCACTTCCGCGCCTATCGCGAGGCGCTGGCGCTTGACTCGCTGCAGGTGGTGGAAGGGGACTTCTTCGAAGAGACCAACTACACGTTCGCCGCGAACTTCTCGCAGGACGTGGTGACCTCCGACGTCGGCCTGTACTTCAGCTACGACCGGCGCGAGCTGCAGGAGGCGCAGGTGGACGAGGTCGCCGGATACTACCTGCGGGTGCTCCGGGCCATGGCCGCCGACCCCTCCGGGCGCGTGGACGCGGTGACGCTCCTTTCCGGTGAGGAGCTCGATCGGCAGATGGGAGCCTGGAACGCCACCGCGGCCGACACCCCCCGCGACCGCTCCTTCCATGCCCTCTTCGAGGAGCGCGCGGCGGGGGCCCCGGAGGCGGTCGCGGTGGTCTCGGAGGAGGAGCGCCTCACGTACGGCGAGCTGAACGCGCGCGCCAACCGGCTGGCGCACCTGCTCCGCGCGAGGGGTGTTGGCCCGGAAGCGATCGTCGGGCTCGCGACCGGACGCTCTACGGACATGGTGGTGGGGATGCTGGGGATCCTCAAGGCCGGGGGGGCCTACCTCCCGCTCGACCCGGATTACCCCGCGGAGCGCCTGCGCCTGATCCTGGAGGACGCGGGCGTGTCGGTGGCGGTCGCATCGGGGGAGCGGGACTCCGCGCTCGCGGGCGTGCGGGAGGTGGTCTCGCTCCGCCGCGACGCCGCGCTCCTCGCCGCGCAGCCCGGCCACGACCCCGGGGTGGAGGTGGGCCCGGAGGGGCTGGCGTACGTGATCTACACCTCCGGCTCCACCGGCCGCCCCAAGGGCGTGCTGGTCCCGCACCGCGGCCTCTGCAACCTGGCGGAGGCGCAGGTGCGCACCCTGGGGAACGGACCCGGGTCGCGGGTGCTGCAGTTCTCGTCGCTCAACTTCGACGCGGCCACCTTCGAGATCGTCATGGCCCTCTACGGCGGGGGCGAGCTGCACCTGGCGGGCCGCGACGCGCTCCTCCCGGGCCCGGGGCTGACCCGGCTGCTCCGGGAGCGGGCCGTCACCCACCTGACCATCCCGCCGTCCGCGCTGGCGGCCACACCCGTGGAGCCGCTCCCCGAGCTCCGCGCGCTGGTGGTGGCGGGGGAGGCGTGCCCCGCCGAGCTGGCGGCGCGCTGGCGCGGCGGGCGGCGCTTCTTCAACGCGTACGGCCCCACCGAAGCCACCATCTGGGCCTCCACCGGCGAAGCCCGCGGCGAGGGGGCGCCCCCCATCGGGCGCCCGGTGCCCAACGTCAGGCTCTACGTGCTGGACCGGGGGATGAACCCGGTCCCTGCCGGGACCCCGGGAGAGCTGTACATCGGCGGCACGGGCGTGGTGCGGGGCTACCTCGGCCGCGCGGAGCTGACCGCCGAGCGCTTCCTCCCCGATCCGTTCGGGGGGGAGGCGGGCGCGCGGCTGTACCGTACGGGCGACCGGGCCCGGCACCGGGGCGACGGGGAGCTGGAGTTCCTGGGACGCGTGGACGAGCAGGTGAAGATCCGGGGCTTCCGGATCGAGCCCGGAGAGGTGGAGGCGGTGCTCGGGGCGCACCCCGCCCTGCGCGACGCCGTGGTCTCCGCGCGTCCGGACGCGCGCGGAGAGCTGCGGCTGGTGGCCTACGTGGTCCCCGACGCCCCCGGGGACCTCTCCACGGGCGCCCTCCGCGCCTACCTGGCGGAGCGGCTCCCGGACTACATGGTCCCCGCCGTCTTCGTGCCGCTCGGCGAGCTTCCGCTGACCCCCAACGGGAAGGTGGACCGGCGTGCGCTCCCCGAGCCGGAGGGGAGCCGCGGGGCGATCGAGACCCGCTACGTCCCCCCCCGCGACCCGGTGGAGGAGGCGCTGGTGCGGGAGTGGGAGGAGGTGCTGGAGATGCGCGAGGTGGGGGTGCACGACGACTTCTTCGAGCTGGGCGGGCACTCTCTGAGCGCCACCCGGCTGGTGGCCCGGGTGCGCGAGCTGTTCGGGACGGACCTCCCCCTGCGGACGCTCTTCGAGTCGCCGACCGTGGCGCAGGTGGCCCGCCACGTGGCCGCCGCGCAGGGGAGCCCCGCCCCCGCCACCCCGATCACTCCCCGGCCGGGGGGCGGATCCGCTCCGCTCTCCTTCGCGCAGCAGCGCCTGTGGTTCCACGACCGGCTCCACCCGGGGAGCGCCGTCTACAACATCCCGGCGGCGGTCCGGCTCGACGGGCCACTCGACACCGCCGCGATGGCGGCGGCCCTGGGGGAGATCGTCCGGCGGCACGAGGCGCTCCGCACCGTCTTCGCGGAGGGGCCCGACGGGCCGGAGCAGCGGGTGCTCGAGGCGGAGCCCTTCGACCTCCCGGTGGTGGAGCTGGACTCCGTCCCGGACGAGGAGCCGGAGGCAGAGCTGCTGCGGCTGGTCCGGCGCGAGGCTCGCCGCCCCTTCTCGCTGGAGCGGGGGCCGCTGCTGCGCGCCGTGCTGGTGCGGCTCGGGGCGGAGGACCACGTCCTCGTCCTCTGCATGCACCACATCGTCTCCGACGGCTGGTCGGTGGGGGTGCTCCTGCGCGAGTTCGCCGCGCTCTACGCCGCCTTCCTGGAGGGGCGCCCGTCCCCCCTCCCGGAGCTCCCGGTTCAGTACGCGGACTACGCCCTCTGGGAGAGGCTCCAGCTGCAGGGGGACCGCCTGGAGGAGCAGCTCGCCTTCTGGAAGGCGCGGCTGGGCGGCGCGCCCGCGGTGCTGGAGCTTTCCGGGTCCCGCGCGCGGACGGGGAAGGGAGGCGTGCGCACCTTCCACGTGCCGGCCGACACCGCCGCGCGCCTCCGGGCGCTCAGCCGCGACGAGGGCGCCACGCTCTTCATGACGCTCCTGGCGGCGTTCGACCTCCTCCTGGCGCGGTACTCCGGGTCGGAGGACGTCGTGGTCGGCACCAACGTGGCGAACCGCGGCCGGGAGGAGGTGGAGGGGCTGATCGGCTTCTTCATCAACAACCTGGTGCTGCGCACCGACCTTTCTGGCAACCCCACCTTCCGGGAGCTGCTGGGCCGGGTGCGCGAGACCTGCCTCGACGCGTACGCGCACCAGGACCTCTCCTTCGACCGGCTGGTGGAGGAGCTGCAGCCGCGCCGGATCCGCGGGGTGAACCCCCTCTTCCAGGCGATGTTCGTCCTGCAGAACACCCCCATGCCGGAGCTGGAGCTCCCCGGCCTCCGGCTCTCGCCCATGCAGGCGCACCCCGGGACCGCCACCTTCGACCTGCTCCTCAACGTGAGCGAGACCCGGGAGGGGATGGTGGGGAAGCTGGAGCACGACCTGGGGCTGCTCGACGAGAGCACCGCCGCGCAGATGCTGGCCGACTTCACCGCCTTCCTCGACGAGGTCGCCGAGAACCCGGACCAGCCGGTCGGGAGCCTGGCCGGCGCGGGTGCGGGGGAAAGCCAGTCGCTGGTGCAGGCCTTCAACGACGACCTGGTCTGA